From the genome of Strix uralensis isolate ZFMK-TIS-50842 chromosome 6, bStrUra1, whole genome shotgun sequence:
gaaaagggattcgggaggaaaataaacagaagccGAATTAGAAGCCAGATGGAGAAGGAGGAGTCTGTAGGTCGGGGCTTGGGGCGGGCGGGAAGAGACTCTTGGAGCGATAAAATCAAGGGtctgggggaagaggagaggcagggaAGGTGGGAAACCGGCGCTACGGAGGCAGGGGACGGCCCGAGCGGGGAAGGCAGAGCCGGCTGCCTGGGGGATCGGGAGGGGAAGCGGGGCCGGAGCAGCGACAGGAGCGGGAAGGACGAAGCCGGCCCGGCAGAGCCCCCCGCACCCGGAGCGCAGCGCCCGTCCGCGGCCCCGACGCGCTGCACCGAGCAGTTCCCCGCACCTGCCGGCCCGGCTCCTCCACGGCCACGCGTGGCCCCTCGCCCACCGCCGCCTGGGGCGGAACCAGCCCCCCGCGCCGGGCTCGGCGGGCTTTAAGCCCCCCTGTCTGACTGCCTGCCTCTTTATTTGTGTATCTGCTGATCCGTCTACCGACAATTTGTTGACTTTATTTTGCTCTCGGGGAAGCTGACTGTACTGAACTCGCTCAGAGGCACACGCGCATCCCAAAGCTCTCACCGCTCCCCGGGATGCAAGTTTTCTGCCCTGGTGTTTTTGCCTGGTgttccccccccgcccagccccacGCTCCCGGGTGTGTTCCAGCCAGTCCCGCGGGTGACATTTTCCAgcagccccatccctgtcccGCGCGCTCAAAACCTGTTCAAACCTCACCGCTTCCCgcccgcggcgcggcggccccaGCAGCGCTCCGTTAACGGGGTCGCGCTCCCTGGGGGGCGGCCGGTCCGGCGGGGCGCCCGGCCCAGCCGCCCGGGGCACGGGCAACCCTcccggcccctgccccgggggcagctcTGCGGGCAGAGAGGGGCTCGCCACGGGCAGGGGCTGCTGTTCAGTGGGCAGGCACCGACACCGCCCTCCCGGCCGTGTCCCAGGGAAGGGCCGCAGCCGCCGGTGACCCGAGCGTGCCCCGCTCCAGCCCGGCTCATCCGAGCCGGCGGAACACGCCGTGCTGCCGCCCCTCGCTTCACACCGAGAACCGGCCAGCTTGGAAATAACAAAACGCAGCCGTTTGCCCTTCGGATTTGATTACCGAGAAGGCAAACAGCCCGCCAGCCCCAGGGCTATGTAGGTCACGAACGggagagaaacattttaaaaataacccgACCTGGAAAAATATCTTTCGAGTCTGTCTCCGCAAGGCGGAATTACTGGTTTCGGGTTTAAAGCCGCATGAGGcgaaaataaatgattttttgtttgttttcttttttattgattAAATCTCCGGATAACGCGTGCCGGTAGCAAAGCTCCCCCCGTGTTACCATGCGAGGGGGGGTACCTCCCTCGTTAAAGCGCATCTCTGAAATTCCGCGGTGTCCGCGAACTCCGCCGAGGCGTTTAAAGACTTTCAAAGCCACCGCTCAGCCTCTTTCTTTCAAACTCCCCGTTAAACCGACCGGATTTCCATCCAAAACCCGGGCAAAGCCAAACAACGTTTACTCCAGGCGGCAGGACAGACCGAGGGGCACAGAAGCCCCGGGACGCCgctccacacacacaccccccccccccccgccccaagcacCGGAGAAAGGCACGGGGGTctgcggcggcggggggggcggcaaAGAGGGGGACAGGGAGTCTCCGGGAGCTGTacaggggggcggcggggaccggCGGAGGGTGCACCCCGGAACAATGGGAACAATGCGGCTCCGCGGGTCGGGGCAGGCGCGcacccccccttttcaccccgGGTGGCGGCGGGTCGGGCGCGGTGCGGAGCGTAGCTCCGCTCCGcaccgcgcccgccccgccgccccccgggaatgttgaggggggggggaggagtgtgtgtgtgtgtgtgtgtgggggggggggggtcccggtgacAGATGGCGGCGCCCGGCGGGGCACAAAGGGCGTGGCGGCTCAACGGGCGGGCGAGCGGCCGCATACAAATAAGGGGTGTCACGTggcgggggagggggagaaatggggggggggaagaagagcCTGACGTGGGCGGCCATATGGCGCGtgccgccgggcggggcggggcgcggggcggggcgcagGCGCGTTGGGCGGTGGCGCTGGAGCGCGCGGTACCCAAGTCCCGgtgccggcccccccccccctcctcccctccccgtTCCCTCCCCCGCCGCGCATCCTCGGTCCCGCTATATAAcgggggagcccggcgctgcgTAACCtcggggaggaaaaaaaaaaaaaaaaaaaaggaaaaaaagaaaaaaaaaaacggaaaaaaacccacccaaccaaccaaaccccacaACCAACACGCGCGGCGCCCTCGGACGGGAGAGAGCTGCACCGGGGTTATGAGACCGTCACCGCGCAGGAGAGGCTGAGCAACGGAGGTAACGGGAAACCGGGTTTTCACCCCACACGCACCCTCCCTCCTTCCGCGGGAAAGGGGTTGGCGGCGGCTACCGGGATGGGAGAGGAACCTGCGGGGTCGGGGCGGGCGGGACCTGCCGCTGCCGGAGCGGCTTCGGTTTGTAGTGCCGCTTGCGGTCGTGGGAACCGGCGGTCGGTCCTGCCGGTGTGCGCAGGCGGCTGGGTGCGTGCACACCTGTATCCATCCATACGCATGTATGTGTGCTtacattatatatatgtaaagGTATATGTGCGTCCATACACACATTTAAATACGTGTATGCGCGTCCATCTACGCACACACCTATTATATACGCGCTTGCACCTACGCGCGTCCTAACTTCCAGCTCCCTCTCCTCCGCGGAGGGCGGCCACCGCGGTCCCACCGCAGGctgcggccgggcgggcgggcggcatTGTTCCTCCCCGGTGTGCCCGCTGCGACCGGGGGACGGTCGCAACCCCTAACGAAAAGCCCCCGCGGGAAGCGGAGGGACGATGCCCGTCTGCGGCGGAGGGGCCGACGGAGACGGAAAGCCGCGGCCGGTCCCGCACCTGTtagggcgggcgggggccgcgcggCACCGCCGCTCGCCACCCCGCCGCCGGCACCCGGCGACAGTCCTGGGGACGGAGGCGGGACCGGGGGGGGATCTCGCCGGGAGAGGCTGAGCAGCGTCGCTCGGGGGAGCAGGTGTCCGGCGCCCGTCGGGGCGGTGCGGGAGCCCCGCACAAGGCGGCGGCGAGGGGGAGCCGCGGAGAGCGGGGGGGACAGGTGTCACGGGCGGCCGGCTGGACGTCCCTGTGGGTATCCTCTGTGtcgtgtgccccccccccccacccccccgcctttCCCCCTCACCGATTCAGcaagtgtgtgtgtttgttttggttttttttttttaaaaaaaaacgcTCGGTCTGCCCGCGCCGTGCCGCTCGGGCTGCCTCCCGCACACATAATCTGCTTATATTCCCCGCTAACATGAGCGAGTTACATAACGGCATTTGAACATATGTCAATTTAATTATAAGGCAGGACCGCGGAGACAATTAAAAGTTTGCGCTGGCACCCGTGGGGAAGCCGGGGCTTCCCTCGGGAGGGGACGGGGGCAGCagggggcggcgcgggcggcttCTCCCCGCGGGTggctgcgcggggccgcggccgccggtCCGGGTGCTGATACGGCTCTTTTCTGTCTCCTCCGCGACGCAGAGGCTCACCATGACCAAGTCGTACAGCGAGAGCGGGCTGATGGGCGAGCCCCAGCCGCAGGGCCCCCCGAGCTGGGCGGAGGAGTGCCTCAGCTCCCAGGACGAGGAGCACGAGGCGGACAAGAAGGAGGAGGACCTGGAGGGTCTGCACGCCGAGGCCGAGGAGGACTCGCTGCGGAAcggcgaggaggaggacgaggaggacgACCTGgacgaagaggaggaggaagaggaggaggaggaggacgacgaccAGAAGCCCAAGAGGCGGGGGCCCAAGAAGAAGAAGATGACCAAGGCGCGCATGGAGCGGTTCAAGCTGCGGCGCATGAAGGCCAACGCCCGGGAGCGCAACCGCATGCACGGCCTGAACGCGGCCCTGGACAACCTGCGGAAGGTGGTGCCCTGCTACTCCAAGACGCAGAAGCTCTCCAAGATCGAGACCCTGCGCCTGGCCAAGAACTACATCTGGGCGCTCTCCGAGATCCTGCGCTCGGGCAAGAGCCCCGACCTGGTCTCCTTCGTGCAGACCCTCTGCAAGGGCCTGTCGCAGCCCACCA
Proteins encoded in this window:
- the NEUROD1 gene encoding neurogenic differentiation factor 1, which codes for MTKSYSESGLMGEPQPQGPPSWAEECLSSQDEEHEADKKEEDLEGLHAEAEEDSLRNGEEEDEEDDLDEEEEEEEEEEDDDQKPKRRGPKKKKMTKARMERFKLRRMKANARERNRMHGLNAALDNLRKVVPCYSKTQKLSKIETLRLAKNYIWALSEILRSGKSPDLVSFVQTLCKGLSQPTTNLVAGCLQLNPRTFLPEQSQEVPPHVAAAAAAGGPFPAAPYPYQSPGLPSPPYGTMDSSHLFHLKPPHAYGAALEPFFESGLAEGASPAFDGPLSPPLSVNGNFSFKHEPAADFDKSYAFTMHYPAAAAAALAAAPAHAAIFPAAASRCELPVDGLAPYEGHPHHERVLSAQLNAIFHD